The region CGAATTCGATCTCGGCCATCTGCACGTCGAACGGCAGGTCGATCAGCACCGGGCCTGGGCGGCCGGAGCGCATTTCATAGAAGGCTTTCTGGAACGCGTAGGGCACCTGGCCGGGTTCGAGGACGGTCGTCGCCCACTTGGTCACCGGCTTGACGATGCTGGTGATATCGACCGCCTGGAAATCTTCCTTGTGCATGCGTGCACGCGGGGCTTGGCCGGTGATGCAGAGAATCGGGATCGAGTCGGCCGAGGCGCTGTACAGGCCGGTGACCATGTCGGTGCCCGCCGGGCCCGAAGTGCCGATGCACACGCCGATGTTGCCAGCCTTGGTGCGAGTGTAGCCCTCGGCCATGTGCGAGGCGCCTTCAACGTGGCGAGCAAGGACGTGATCGATGCCACCGACCTTCTGCAAGGCCGAATACAGCGGGTTGATCGCGGCGCCCGGGATACCGAAGGCGGTGTCGACCCCTTCACGGCGCATCACCAGGACAGCGGCTTCGATTGCTCTCATTTTGCTCATGGTTTTGGTGCCTCTTGCGTTTTGTAATTGTATACAAGTGGTGTCTGTTCAAAGTGTATTCATGGCGAGCGGCGCAGGTCAATCCATTTCATTCACTGACCTTTGCGTTCGTCGGAACGGCTTTTTTCGACGTATGGGGCCTTTGTGCGAAAATATTGTATACAAAACCAAATGTCATTGTGTTCTATTTGTTTGATCGAGCTTCTGATCAATCAGACCTCCACCGCTTTACCCATAACAAGATAAGGACGGCAGCTATGAGCGCTTTAACCTTGAAAATCGCAGTCAACCTGGCCGGTCAGGCCATCACCGCAGGCCGCACCATTTCAGCCGCGCCGCTCACCATTGCGGTGCTCGACAGCGGCGGACACTTGGTCACCCTGCAGCGCGAAGACGGCGCCAGCCTGCTGCGCCCGCAAATCGCCATTGGCAAGGCCTGGGGCGCGATTGCCCTGGGCAAGGGCTCACGTTTGCTGGCACTGGACGCGCAGCAGCGCCCGGCGTTTATCGCGGCGTTGAACAGCCTGGGGCAGGGCAGCGTAGTGCCCGCGCCGGGCGGGGTGTTGATTCGGGATCAGGAGGGCGTGGTGCTCGGGGCGATCGGGATCAGCGGGGACACGTCGGATATTGATGAGCAGTGCGCGATTACGGCAATTGAGGGGGTGGGGTTGTTGGCGGATGCGGGGGTGTCTGCCTGATTATTCGGTGACTGTAACGGCCTCTTCGCGAGCAAGCCCGCTCCCACATTTGATAGGGTTCACATATTTACATTTGTGGGCACGGTCAAATGTGGGAGCGGGCTTGCTCGCGAAGGCGGCGGCTCGGTCTCGGCTCTATACCCAAACCGCATCCCACAACGGATAGTCGCCAATCCGCTTCACCAAACCAGCCCGCAGCGGATTGGCCACCACATACCTGGCCATTTTCACCAAGTCGTCTTCCTTGCGCAGTGCACGATCATGAAAGCTGGTTTGCCAAAGCCTGCCTTTGCGTCCAGTAACGCCGTTCACTGTTCGGGTGCTTTTGGATTTCACCTGGCACATTAGGTCCCCCAGCGAGCCCTTCTGCAGTTCGATCAGCCAGTGAAAATGATCTGGCATCACCACCCATGCCAGGGAGTTTGCCAGCCTTTGGTATTGAGCGAGCCTGAATTGCCAGACCACCAAGCGACCCAGATGAAAGTCATTGAATATCGGTATGCGGTCGTGGGTGTTGGTAGTGATCAGATAGATACGGTTCGGTTCGCTGAACCGCCCGACGCGCAGGCGATGTGAAGTAGCTAAATCAGGCATTCCTTGGCCTCTCTTCAGGTAGGTTTCTGAGAGGCTAGATCTCGGCGGCCGGTGCTGACCGTCAGGCTTTTGGCAGGATGTGTCTGGGAGGGCGCTTTCGCGAGCAAGCCCGCTCCCACAGGGGATTTGTGGCGTTCCGACAAATTATGTCTGGCGCAGATCAAATGTGGGAGCGGGCTTGCTCGCGAATGGCACTGGCACCTCGGTGTCTCAATCCGGCTCACACCCCTTCAGCACCAACCGAATAATCGTCTGCGCCGCCGCCTCGTAGTCGGCGTCATCCAGCTTGGCTTTCCCGGTCACTGCTGAAATTTGCCAGTCAAAATCCGCATACGTCTGCGTCGCCGCCCAGATGCTGAACATCAAGTGATTGGGGTCAATGGCGGCGATCAAGCCGCGATCCACCCAGCTTTGGATGCAATCGATATTGTGCTTGGCCTGGGCGTTGAGCTGTTCGACCTGGTCGGCGGTGAGGTGCGGGGCGCCGTGCATGATTTCGCTGGCGAATACCTTGGAGGCAAACGGCAGGTCGCGGGAGATGCGGATTTTCGAGCGGATGTAGTTGCTCAACACCACCGAAGGTTCGCCCTGCGGATTGAACGGTGTGGACGCGGCCAGGATCGGCTCGATAATACTTTCGAGCACCTCGCGGTAGAGGTTGTCCTTGGACTTGAAGTAGTAATAGACGTTGGGCTTTGGCAGCCCGGCCTTGGCGGCGATATCACTGGTTTTGGTCGCGGCGAAGCCCTTGTCGGCAAACTCCTCGCTCGCCGCCCGCAGGATCATTTCTTTATTGCGCTCGCGAATGGTGCTCATAAACCAGGAATATCCTTGCCAAGACAGGCGGTCGGGCATGGTAGCACCGGCCTTGCGCGGCGCTCAAGAATCTCGCCGTACCCCTTGTACATGGGGCGTTGCAGCTGACTTTGTCTGTCTTGATGCTGAACGTATTCACGGCAGTACAGGCATAGCCCGGGCGCACTGCTAGAGTTCAGGTCAACGACAGGGTTATTTTGCCGGTCGTCCCGTCCAGTATTCGGCGTTCGAGTGAGAAACCGTGGAGAAAAGCAGACGACGTACGTTCGCCTGGGCAGTTGGCGTGTTGTTGCTGGTCGCGCTGTTGATTGGCCTGGGTATGCACTACTTTGGCGGCGGCCATAAAGGCAAGCCACCGTCCCCCGGCGAGCCGGTCGCAGTCGTGCCGGTGGCCTTGCAGGATGTGCCGGTGTACATCGACGCCCTCGGCACCGTCACCCCCACCCGCAGTGTCACGGTGGTGACCCAGGTCGATGGCATTCTCAGCAGCGTGGCGTTCAAGGAAGGTCAGCACGTCAGCAAAGGCCAGGTCATCGCCCGTATCGACGACCGAGCACTCAAGGCGCAACTGGCGGTGGCCAAGGGCACCCTGGCTCATGACCAGGCTGTATTGAGCAACGCCCAGCGCGACCTGGCGCGTTATCGCGACCTGGTCAAGGCCGGCTCAACCAGCCAGCAAACCCTCGATACCCAGGCCTCGCTGGTTCAGCAGCAACAGGGCACCGTCGCCGCCGACCAAGGCAATGTGCAAAACCTCGACGTGCAATTGAGCTACTGCACCATCACCTCGCCGGTGGATGGCGTGGTCGGTTTGCGCCTGGTCGACCCCGGCAACTATGTGACCACCGCCAGCACCACCGGCATCGTGGTCATCACCCAGATGAACCCGGCGACCGTGGTGTTTGCCGTGCCCGAGGACGACCTGGGCGCGATCAACCAGGCGCTGGCCCATGGCAGCGTCACGGTGCTGGCTTACGACCGCAACAAAAAATCCCTGCTCGCCACCGGCACGTTGCTGGCCCTGGACAACCAGGTGGACACCAGCACCGGCACGATCAAGGTCAAGGCGCAGTTCGATGATTCGGGTACGGCACTGTTTCCCAACCAGTTCGTCAACGCGCGGCTCAAGGCCGACACCTTGCGCCAGATCGCTGTGGTGCCCACCCGCGCTATCCAGCATGGCAGCAAGGGGGATTTCGTGTTTGTGATCAACGGCGACAAGGCCAGCCTGCGCACGATCAAGACCGGCCCGTCCACCGGGGACGTTTCGGCGGTGCTCGACAATGGCGTCAAAGCCGGGGAGCAGGTCATCACCGAGGGCGCCGACAAACTGGACGATGGCTCGGCGGTGAAGGTCGTCGCCCAGTGAGGAGCTGCCGAGCATGAACATTTCGCGGCCCTTTATCGAACGCCCGGTCGCCACCACGCTGATGATGGTCGCGGTGTTGCTGCTGGGCCTGTTGGGCTACCACTTGCTGTCGGTGTCGGCGTTGCCGGAGGTGGATTACCCGACCATCCAGGTGTTCACCCAATACCCCGGCGCCAGCCCGGACGTGGTCAGTTCCTCGATCACCGCGCCGCTGGAGCGCCAGCTCGGCGAGATGCCCGGGCTCAAGTCGATGAACTCGACCAGCTCCGACGGCGCTTCGGTAGTAACTTTGCAATTTGACTTGTCACTGTCGTTGGACGTGGCCGAACAGGAAGTGCAGGCGGCGATCAATGCGGCGGGCACCTTCCTGCCGGCGAACCTGCCGTACCCGCCGGTGTACAGCAAGGTCAACCCGGCGGATGCGCCGGTGCTGACCCTGTCGTTGACCTCCGATGTATTGCCGCTGACCAAGGTCGAAGACCTGGCCGACACGCGCCTGGCGCAGAAAATCTCGCAGATCACCGGCGTCGGCCTGGTCACCATCAGCGGCGGCCAACGCCCGGCGGTGCGGGTCGAGGCCAATACCTCGGCGCTGAACAGCCTCGGCCTGTCCCTGGATGACCTGCGCACCTCCCTCGGCACGGCGAACGTTAACCAGGCCAAAGGCAATATCGACGGCAAATTCCAGGCGTATTCCATCGGTGCCAACGACCAGCTGCAATCGGCGGAGGAATACCGCGACCTGGTGATCGCCTACAAAAATGGCGCACCGATTCGCCTGTCGCAGATCGCCAGTTCCACCCAAGGCCCGGAGAACCCGCGCCAGGCCGCGTGGACCAACGACACCGCGTCGATCGTCTTGAATATCCAGCGTCAGCCAGGCGCCAACGTGATCGACGTGGTCGACCGTGTGCAGCAATTGCTGCCCACGTTGCGCGCCAGCCTGCCGGGCACGTTAAAGGTCGCCGTGCTGACCGACCGCACCCAGACTATTCGTGCCTCGGTCACCGATGTGCAGTACGAGCTGGGGCTGGCGATCCTGCTGGTGGTGATCGTGATTTTCATCTTCCTGCGTAATGTCCCGGCCACGATCATTCCTGCGGTGACCATCCCGTTGACGCTGATCGGCACGTTGGCGGTGGCCTATACCCTGGGCTTTTCCCTCAACAACCTGACGCTGATGGCATTGACCATCGCCATCGGGTTTGTGGTGGACGACGCCATCGTCATGATCGAAAACATCACCCGCTACCTGGAGGCCGGTGACACCCCGCTGCAAGCGGCGCTCAAAGGCGCGGAACAGATCGGCTTCACCATCATCTCGCTGTCCATCGCGCTGATTGCGGTGATGATTCCGCTGCTGTTCATGGGCGACGTGGTCGGGCGACTGTTCCGTGAATTCGCCATGACCGTGGCGGTGACCATCGTGATCTCGGCCTTTATCTCCCTGACGCTGACGCCGATGATGTGCGCGCGCATGCTCAAGTCCAGGCATGAGGAGCGCCGCGCGGATTTCTTCGACCGCATCAATAGCCATTATGTGCGCGGCCTGGATTGGGTCTTGGCGCACCGCACCTTGACGCTGATTTCGGTAGTGCTGACTGCGGCGCTGACCCTGTTCACGTTGGTGATCATGCCCAAGGGCTTTTTTCCCGACCAGGATACCGGCTTGATCCAGGGCATTTCCCAGGCGTCGCCGACCGTCTCGTTCCAGCAGATGCAAGTCGAACAGCAACGCCTTGCTGCACGCATTCTCAAGGACCCGGCAGTGCAAAGCCTGTCGTCGTTCGTCGGCATCGACCAGACCAACCCGACCATCAACCAGGGCAATTTGCTGATCAACCTCAAGCCGCGTGGCGAGCGTGACAGCGCCACCGACGTGATCCGCCGGCTGGCGGATGCCAACGCCGATGACGCCGGTATTCGCCTGTATTTGCACTCGGTGCAGGACCTGACTCTGGACGCCACCGTGTCCACCACCAGCTACCGCCTTGGCCTGCAAGCCACCGACCCGGCTGAATTGGAGCAGTGGACCACCAAGCTGCTCACCGCGATCAAACACGACCCGATGTTCGCCGACGTGCAAAGCCAGGCCATGCAGTTCGGCAACCAGATCAAGCTGACCTTCGACCGCGCCACCGCCTCGCGGCTGGGTATTACGCCGCAGGCCATCGACGATGTGCTGTATGACGCGTTCGGCCAGCGCCAGGTGTCGACCATCTATACCCAGCTCAACCAGTACCACGTGGTGATCGCCACCGACCACCCACCGCGCAACTTGCCGGATTTGCTCACCGGTTTGTACGTGGACATTCCCACAGGCGGCGTGGCGCCGCTGTCGAGCATGGCGACCCTGGAGGTGGTGCGCTCGCCGGTCACCATCAACCGGCTGGGGCAGTTTCCCTATGCGGATGTGTCGTTCAACCTCGCCCCCGGGCAGACGCTGGGCGCGGCTGTGACGAGGTTGCAGGACATTGAAGCCAGCGTCGGCCTGCCGCTGTCGGTGCAAGCCAACCTCGAAGGCGCCGCGGCGACGTTCCAGGCGTCGTTGTCCAACCAGGTGTTCCTGGTGTTGGCGGCCATCGTGGTGGTGTACCTGATGCTGGGCATTCTGTACGAGAGCTTCGTGCACCCGGTGACCATCCTCTCGACCCTGCTGTCGGCGGCACTTGGCGCCTTGCTGGCGTTGTTGCTGACCGGTACGCAGTTCGACATCATTGGCTTGATCGGCATTGTGTTGCTGATCGGCATCGTCATGAAAAACGGCATCATGATGGTCGACTTCGCGCTTGAGCTGTTGCGCGAAGGCGGCTTGAG is a window of Pseudomonas antarctica DNA encoding:
- a CDS encoding GlcG/HbpS family heme-binding protein, which encodes MSALTLKIAVNLAGQAITAGRTISAAPLTIAVLDSGGHLVTLQREDGASLLRPQIAIGKAWGAIALGKGSRLLALDAQQRPAFIAALNSLGQGSVVPAPGGVLIRDQEGVVLGAIGISGDTSDIDEQCAITAIEGVGLLADAGVSA
- a CDS encoding REP-associated tyrosine transposase, which translates into the protein MPDLATSHRLRVGRFSEPNRIYLITTNTHDRIPIFNDFHLGRLVVWQFRLAQYQRLANSLAWVVMPDHFHWLIELQKGSLGDLMCQVKSKSTRTVNGVTGRKGRLWQTSFHDRALRKEDDLVKMARYVVANPLRAGLVKRIGDYPLWDAVWV
- a CDS encoding efflux RND transporter permease subunit, encoding MNISRPFIERPVATTLMMVAVLLLGLLGYHLLSVSALPEVDYPTIQVFTQYPGASPDVVSSSITAPLERQLGEMPGLKSMNSTSSDGASVVTLQFDLSLSLDVAEQEVQAAINAAGTFLPANLPYPPVYSKVNPADAPVLTLSLTSDVLPLTKVEDLADTRLAQKISQITGVGLVTISGGQRPAVRVEANTSALNSLGLSLDDLRTSLGTANVNQAKGNIDGKFQAYSIGANDQLQSAEEYRDLVIAYKNGAPIRLSQIASSTQGPENPRQAAWTNDTASIVLNIQRQPGANVIDVVDRVQQLLPTLRASLPGTLKVAVLTDRTQTIRASVTDVQYELGLAILLVVIVIFIFLRNVPATIIPAVTIPLTLIGTLAVAYTLGFSLNNLTLMALTIAIGFVVDDAIVMIENITRYLEAGDTPLQAALKGAEQIGFTIISLSIALIAVMIPLLFMGDVVGRLFREFAMTVAVTIVISAFISLTLTPMMCARMLKSRHEERRADFFDRINSHYVRGLDWVLAHRTLTLISVVLTAALTLFTLVIMPKGFFPDQDTGLIQGISQASPTVSFQQMQVEQQRLAARILKDPAVQSLSSFVGIDQTNPTINQGNLLINLKPRGERDSATDVIRRLADANADDAGIRLYLHSVQDLTLDATVSTTSYRLGLQATDPAELEQWTTKLLTAIKHDPMFADVQSQAMQFGNQIKLTFDRATASRLGITPQAIDDVLYDAFGQRQVSTIYTQLNQYHVVIATDHPPRNLPDLLTGLYVDIPTGGVAPLSSMATLEVVRSPVTINRLGQFPYADVSFNLAPGQTLGAAVTRLQDIEASVGLPLSVQANLEGAAATFQASLSNQVFLVLAAIVVVYLMLGILYESFVHPVTILSTLLSAALGALLALLLTGTQFDIIGLIGIVLLIGIVMKNGIMMVDFALELLREGGLSPVEAIRQAAELRFRPILMTSMASLFGAVPLALGTGIGSELRHPLGIAIIGGLLLSQLLTLFSTPVIFLAMHGLEQRFSRRPVAVD
- a CDS encoding efflux RND transporter periplasmic adaptor subunit, which codes for MEKSRRRTFAWAVGVLLLVALLIGLGMHYFGGGHKGKPPSPGEPVAVVPVALQDVPVYIDALGTVTPTRSVTVVTQVDGILSSVAFKEGQHVSKGQVIARIDDRALKAQLAVAKGTLAHDQAVLSNAQRDLARYRDLVKAGSTSQQTLDTQASLVQQQQGTVAADQGNVQNLDVQLSYCTITSPVDGVVGLRLVDPGNYVTTASTTGIVVITQMNPATVVFAVPEDDLGAINQALAHGSVTVLAYDRNKKSLLATGTLLALDNQVDTSTGTIKVKAQFDDSGTALFPNQFVNARLKADTLRQIAVVPTRAIQHGSKGDFVFVINGDKASLRTIKTGPSTGDVSAVLDNGVKAGEQVITEGADKLDDGSAVKVVAQ
- a CDS encoding TetR/AcrR family transcriptional regulator, producing the protein MSTIRERNKEMILRAASEEFADKGFAATKTSDIAAKAGLPKPNVYYYFKSKDNLYREVLESIIEPILAASTPFNPQGEPSVVLSNYIRSKIRISRDLPFASKVFASEIMHGAPHLTADQVEQLNAQAKHNIDCIQSWVDRGLIAAIDPNHLMFSIWAATQTYADFDWQISAVTGKAKLDDADYEAAAQTIIRLVLKGCEPD